A stretch of DNA from Tigriopus californicus strain San Diego chromosome 11, Tcal_SD_v2.1, whole genome shotgun sequence:
TCAAGGGAATCAGGAACTATCTTCAAACGTTTTCGTATGGGAACGCATTCCAATCTGATCTGTGGGCTAAATTGACAGAGGCTGCCAATGAGGACGGTGCTCTTCCTCCAAGTGTGGATGTGCAACAGATTATGGACACGTGGACCTTGCAAAAAGGCTTTCCAGTCATCTCAGCGATTCGGGATCCGACCAATCTCGTGACGCTAACTCAAGAGCGCTTTTTGGTGGGTGGAACCTCCGTCAAAGACGATCATGATTACAAATGGTGGGTGCCAATTTCCTACGCTGGCAGTGGCGAGAACTTctcccaaaccaaaaatcaGGAATGGATGTCACCTGATGAAGCCACCAAACAGATCCAAATCGATGTGCCAGAGGATTCAGCTTTAATCCTCAACATTCAGCAAACGGCATACTATCGGGTCAACTACGATGAggccaattggaacaagataGCTTAAGTGTTAAAGTCCAACCCCGACAACGTCCATCGTATCAATCGTGCCCAGATTTTGGATGATTCATTGAGCTTGGCCAGAATTGGCCTTTTAGATTACAGCCTCTCTCTCAGTCAAACAGAGTATTTGGATAAGGAagaggattacattccttggcAGGGAGCGCGCAAGGGTCTTTCCTATCTCCTTCTGATGATGAAACGAAATCCAGGCAGAGATGAGCTGATGGCTTACATGTCTTCGAAGGTGAACCACATCTACCAGAGACTGGGAATCGATTCTTTGGAGAGCGATACTTTCTTTGATACCTTGCTACGAGACCTCTCAGTGGGATATCTATGCTCCTTTGGCAATCCAGATTGTACCAATCCTGCTAAGGCCAAATTTGCAGAATGGATGAGCTCGTCCGATCCCGATGAAGAGAATTCGAATCCAATTGATGCCGCAGTTCGATCAACTGTGTATTGTAGCGCAGTAGCTGAAGGACAGAGCGATGTCTGGGATTTCCTATTTGAGCGATATCTTCGCGGCACAAATGGAAACGAGAAATCCAACATTCTAAGTGCCTTGGGGTGCTCCTCCAATGAGGAAACGCTTCAAAGGTGAGTTCAGAGCAAGCAAGGACTGAAATCCGAACCTTCCATTACTGTTTTCGATGGCCAAGAGCGCCCGAACAAGCATCGCGTTCATCTCCTTTGAAGGGATGGACCATGACATAAATCTGAAGAAAATAATTACACTCTAGGTTAGTCTCAACTCCCAGATCTGAATTGAAATCTGAAGCAGTTTGCATTTTACCATAGATATCTGTGGGATTAGAACACACAAACCGCCACAGCTGATTGCTTTGCTCTGTCCAGGGTTGGAGCAGATCGTCCGTCTGTCTTCCCTCCTCTCTGCATACAGCAAGGCGGCCAACAATTGAAGATGTTAGACTCCAATAGCCGTTTGTTAGATGGGCTTTAAGATAAGTCGGAAAGGAAAAGCCAATTGAGTTGCACCTTAAGGCGATTGCTTAAGATGAGCATTCAAAAGCTCCCCTTGCCCTTTTGATTTTAAATTAGGCTCATTACCAGTCTCAAAGGGGCTTCTGGCTTGGCTGAGCTTTTATTTATTAGAATGTTTCGTTAATTGGTAATGCCGTTCAGCTATGCTCTTCATCTCGTGCGTTTCAGGTACCTGGCATTGTCCATGGATCCGGACTCTGGGATCCGTAAACAAGACGGCAAATCCGTGGTGTCCTCGGTGGCCAATAATGCCCAAGGAAGTGCGATCGCCTTTCGATGGCTGGACTCTAATTGGGATGCTATTCGCTCATATTTCGATACGGCTGTCAGTTCGCCTTTAGCCGACATGGTTGGCGTCGTGGCCAGGTCATTCAACACCCAAGAGGAATTAGACGGACTTAAGATCTTCGTTCAGAGCCATCAGAACAACCTGGGCACGGCTCAGAGAGCCACCGAACTGGCCATTGAGACGACGGAGGCCAATATAGCTTGGATGGAAGACTATTATAATGTCATTGTTGAGTGGTTGCAAGGCAAGACTCAGTCATGAACACTCAAGATCTATTCTCTCTCGGTCTCTGTGGGTCCTCTCCCACTCGCTGGCCCGACTGGCCCGATTGGCCTGACTGGAAAGGTGTTGACAATAAATGCAATTTTCACCCCGGATTAAGGCGTTCAACAAGTCACCGCTTTGAGGTTCTAAATTTAGTCAAAATCCGTTTTCTGGATCCAACGACACCCATTTTGTTACTCCTACTTTTGAATGGCAACAAAAAGTAGCACTTAGCGAAGAcgaggagagaaaaagagctcCTGTTCAATTGGCAATGGGCTCGAGTCATTGAGTCGGGGTTGCATGTATCAAGTAACCGAAAGGAAGGCTCAAGCATCGGATTTGAAAGCAACGCCAAGAACCGAACCAAACGGTGTTACTAGGATCAACCTCTGTGTAGAATCagcattgatttcaaaaagaagggGGTGGAATCACATTCACTTGTCTAAATGTTTTGCTTGGTTATGCTAATTTGCCGATTGGCTTTGTTTTCAACAGTGTAGTTTTCCGAAG
This window harbors:
- the LOC131890771 gene encoding aminopeptidase N-like — encoded protein: MSSKVNHIYQRLGIDSLESDTFFDTLLRDLSVGYLCSFGNPDCTNPAKAKFAEWMSSSDPDEENSNPIDAAVRSTVYCSAVAEGQSDVWDFLFERYLRGTNGNEKSNILSALGCSSNEETLQRYLALSMDPDSGIRKQDGKSVVSSVANNAQGSAIAFRWLDSNWDAIRSYFDTAVSSPLADMVGVVARSFNTQEELDGLKIFVQSHQNNLGTAQRATELAIETTEANIAWMEDYYNVIVEWLQGKTQS